Proteins from one Sporocytophaga myxococcoides genomic window:
- a CDS encoding T9SS type A sorting domain-containing protein: protein MKKHLLSLMAIAAGHFCFAQIPDLTWDHYYAQPQQNFEAVDLTYDGKYIIGGSTKGQYTRNAMIVKVDINGDTLWRKDYSGSNSSSAFYSIATTKDGNIVAAGSSSIIRNSNISSKGGGDLYVAKVNSTNGEILWQKLYGGSKEDNAFSVSATSDGGCIVGGYTNSIDGDITGAKGNEDAWILKLDANGEIEWSMVAGDTKGDRVTKIRETSDKGFICIGYQSPTDNYYADQYYATNMWVAKLSQSGEILWEKILEGNNYDKGKDILETSDNGFVLCGESNSNSGEFNYTTGQYDMWIVKLDETGVIQWKNRYGSIDGDYPFAVGETSEGYVMVGHSIGSYTLDYWVTMLTYDKEDGTNTKWKFVSDSSYCTVTDMKVIPSNSFVYVGAKAGSYSRAQAFLAKYGENNPPIVSTTSIGQEFSGYVSSIYPNPAVEELNIMLSQNTEFSIANLLGEVVFTEKGVIGVNTVSLKSFSPGIYYVTTGAGKASKFVVSY from the coding sequence ATGAAAAAACATTTACTGAGTTTAATGGCAATTGCTGCAGGCCACTTCTGTTTCGCCCAAATACCTGATTTAACCTGGGATCACTATTATGCGCAACCTCAGCAAAACTTTGAAGCCGTAGATCTTACATATGATGGAAAGTACATTATAGGAGGTTCAACCAAAGGGCAGTATACTAGAAATGCCATGATTGTGAAAGTGGATATAAATGGTGATACCCTTTGGAGAAAGGATTATTCAGGTAGTAATTCAAGTTCTGCTTTTTACTCCATTGCAACAACAAAGGATGGAAATATTGTTGCGGCGGGAAGCTCTAGTATTATTAGGAATTCCAATATTTCCAGTAAAGGTGGAGGTGATTTATATGTAGCCAAGGTAAATTCAACGAACGGAGAAATACTGTGGCAGAAATTATATGGAGGAAGTAAAGAAGATAATGCATTTTCTGTAAGTGCCACATCAGACGGAGGATGCATCGTGGGAGGATACACAAATTCAATTGATGGAGATATTACTGGTGCAAAAGGAAACGAAGATGCCTGGATATTAAAACTTGATGCAAATGGGGAAATAGAATGGAGCATGGTTGCAGGAGATACTAAAGGTGACAGAGTAACTAAAATAAGGGAAACCTCTGATAAAGGTTTTATTTGCATAGGTTACCAATCACCTACGGATAACTATTATGCTGATCAATACTATGCTACCAATATGTGGGTAGCAAAGTTGAGCCAGTCTGGTGAAATCTTATGGGAAAAAATACTGGAAGGAAATAATTACGACAAGGGTAAGGACATTCTGGAAACCTCTGATAATGGGTTTGTTTTATGTGGTGAATCCAATTCAAATAGTGGTGAATTTAATTATACAACAGGTCAGTATGATATGTGGATTGTAAAGTTGGACGAGACTGGTGTGATTCAGTGGAAAAACAGATATGGATCAATAGATGGAGATTATCCTTTCGCTGTAGGTGAAACCAGTGAAGGGTATGTGATGGTAGGACATTCTATTGGTAGTTATACTCTTGACTATTGGGTTACTATGCTAACGTATGATAAAGAAGACGGCACCAATACGAAGTGGAAATTTGTATCGGATTCTTCGTATTGTACAGTGACTGATATGAAAGTTATTCCTTCCAACAGTTTTGTCTATGTCGGAGCAAAAGCAGGAAGTTACTCCAGAGCCCAGGCCTTCCTGGCAAAATATGGTGAAAATAATCCTCCGATTGTATCTACTACTTCCATTGGTCAGGAGTTCTCAGGTTATGTAAGTAGTATCTATCCCAATCCTGCTGTGGAAGAGTTGAATATTATGCTTTCCCAGAATACCGAGTTTTCTATAGCTAATTTATTAGGTGAAGTTGTCTTTACAGAAAAAGGGGTAATTGGAGTAAATACTGTTTCTTTAAAAAGTTTTTCTCCAGGCATTTATTATGTTACTACTGGGGCTGGAAAAGCTAGTAAGTTTGTTGTAAGTTATTAA
- a CDS encoding LamG-like jellyroll fold domain-containing protein → MRNKYLQFLYKPFLGLVLIGACCFIEKAKAQPQEGLLHYYQFNGSLSNAASTHTIQGGSNYSDNRFYIGQTSYYVQNDADIIDNAGIPNLPSGNAARSIAFWFQISATSGSYYLFNYGSTGSGFFITHNNSNGTMSVGDGANYIFPSAGSSTTWRHVVVTYAQGKLITYINGVKKLEGDFNFNTGTNLVSRIGRTQSFTSKGFKIDDLFIYDRAITGAEVEELYNLKCLPDPVATVATNPICAGESTILNFSSNVKVYATDAGGESLTFNDVFTTPQLTSTTIFYIQSGGSACLSNMVSVTVNVKPKAGKPILKMHDYNDVNLCDSGTVKLAVEEHEYLTTNWYAKITGGDPVASGATVFIPGVKASTSFYAAYEGEGHCPSSRTEMRVDVDKRPVAKLTSDLTEICKGEAVVFGGFENVNYTIFQNNKAIKSGDFMFGPSTFTDSPEVTSTYVLTVGDWIGCMGADTLVITVNDLPQPGIIQNGTILTTEEEYQSYQWFKDGIALTNEVAETYEFTEDGDYSVLVTNDNGCSAKSDAKSVVITSLYKKGLSKVSNLYPNPTNSTLYVELKEAGQIKILSIFGEQLETYIAPAGTVTVDVSNLNTGVYMLQTDKGESIRFTKN, encoded by the coding sequence ATGAGAAACAAGTACTTACAGTTTTTGTATAAACCTTTTTTGGGATTAGTACTGATTGGTGCATGTTGCTTTATCGAGAAAGCAAAGGCACAACCGCAAGAAGGATTACTTCATTATTATCAGTTTAATGGTTCTTTAAGCAATGCAGCATCCACTCATACCATTCAGGGTGGATCTAACTATTCAGACAATAGATTTTATATAGGGCAGACAAGTTACTATGTGCAAAATGATGCAGATATAATTGACAATGCCGGAATTCCAAATTTACCTTCAGGAAATGCTGCAAGATCGATAGCGTTTTGGTTTCAGATATCAGCCACTTCCGGAAGCTATTATTTGTTTAATTATGGCTCAACAGGTAGTGGATTTTTTATAACCCATAACAATAGCAATGGTACTATGTCTGTTGGTGATGGAGCAAATTATATATTCCCCAGTGCTGGATCAAGCACTACATGGAGACATGTTGTGGTTACCTATGCACAAGGAAAACTTATTACTTATATTAATGGCGTTAAAAAACTTGAGGGAGACTTCAATTTCAATACCGGAACAAATCTTGTCAGCAGAATAGGAAGAACTCAATCATTTACATCTAAAGGTTTCAAGATAGATGATTTGTTTATATATGACCGAGCAATTACGGGAGCAGAAGTTGAGGAATTATATAATCTTAAATGCCTGCCAGATCCTGTTGCTACAGTTGCTACCAATCCTATATGTGCAGGAGAAAGTACCATTTTAAACTTTTCATCAAATGTAAAAGTATATGCTACCGATGCTGGAGGAGAGTCGTTGACTTTCAATGATGTTTTTACCACTCCACAGTTAACATCAACTACTATTTTTTACATTCAGTCCGGCGGGTCTGCTTGTTTGTCAAATATGGTTTCTGTAACAGTAAATGTAAAACCAAAAGCAGGCAAACCTATTCTTAAAATGCATGATTACAATGATGTAAATCTTTGTGATAGTGGTACAGTAAAGCTAGCGGTGGAGGAGCATGAATATTTAACAACCAATTGGTATGCTAAAATTACCGGTGGTGATCCGGTAGCTTCAGGGGCAACAGTCTTTATTCCTGGTGTTAAGGCATCTACTAGTTTTTATGCTGCTTATGAAGGTGAAGGGCATTGTCCATCTTCCAGAACAGAAATGAGGGTGGATGTCGATAAAAGACCTGTGGCTAAATTGACTTCTGATCTTACAGAAATTTGTAAAGGAGAGGCGGTTGTATTCGGAGGTTTTGAAAATGTAAACTATACAATTTTTCAGAACAATAAAGCTATAAAATCCGGAGATTTTATGTTTGGGCCATCTACCTTTACAGACAGTCCTGAGGTAACAAGCACCTATGTGCTAACAGTAGGAGACTGGATTGGATGTATGGGAGCCGATACTCTTGTCATAACAGTAAATGACCTCCCGCAACCTGGTATAATTCAGAATGGAACAATCTTAACTACAGAAGAAGAGTATCAGTCGTATCAATGGTTTAAAGATGGGATAGCCTTGACAAACGAAGTTGCTGAAACTTATGAATTCACTGAAGATGGGGATTATAGCGTGCTGGTAACTAATGACAATGGCTGCTCTGCTAAGTCTGATGCAAAAAGTGTGGTCATCACTTCACTTTATAAAAAAGGTTTGTCAAAGGTGTCCAATCTATATCCTAATCCGACAAATTCAACATTATATGTTGAATTAAAAGAGGCTGGACAGATAAAAATCTTATCGATATTTGGAGAGCAATTAGAAACATATATTGCTCCTGCAGGAACGGTTACTGTTGATGTTTCGAACTTAAACACTGGAGTTTACATGCTTCAGACAGATAAAGGTGAAAGTATTAGATTTACTAAAAATTAA
- a CDS encoding winged helix-turn-helix transcriptional regulator, with product MTIKKCPDGECKKQIMAVHDAMDVLTGKWKISIIAVLCYHNKRRFSDILKDVNGISNKMLSKELKEMEQNKLIKRTVLDTQPVTVHYELTEYGQKLQSVIKNLSDWGIEHRKEIMGK from the coding sequence ATGACGATAAAGAAATGTCCGGATGGTGAGTGCAAAAAGCAGATAATGGCTGTTCATGATGCAATGGACGTATTAACCGGTAAATGGAAAATATCCATCATCGCAGTTCTGTGCTATCATAATAAAAGAAGATTCTCTGATATTTTAAAAGACGTAAATGGAATATCCAATAAGATGTTGAGTAAGGAACTCAAAGAGATGGAACAAAATAAACTTATTAAAAGAACTGTACTGGACACTCAGCCTGTTACAGTTCATTATGAACTCACTGAATATGGTCAGAAACTACAATCTGTAATTAAAAATTTATCTGACTGGGGAATTGAACATCGCAAAGAAATTATGGGCAAGTGA
- a CDS encoding nitroreductase family protein, with protein MMTLLENLKWRYAAKKMNGQQVPQEKLDYILEAARYAPSSSGLQPYKIFVISDKKKLEVIREFSFNQSQITDCSHLLVWAAWDSYSADRVGDVFLKTSRERGLPDNTYEDYQKMLLGIYEPLGKEWQENRCAKQAYISFGLAIAAAAEQKVDATPMEGFDNVKLDEFLCLNELGLKSVVILPVGYRDEANDWLVNLKKWRTPKEEFLTFVN; from the coding sequence ATGATGACTCTGTTAGAAAACTTAAAATGGCGGTATGCTGCAAAAAAGATGAACGGGCAGCAGGTTCCGCAAGAAAAGCTAGACTATATTCTGGAGGCAGCAAGGTATGCACCTTCATCATCAGGACTTCAGCCTTATAAGATTTTTGTAATCAGCGACAAAAAAAAGCTTGAGGTAATCAGAGAATTTTCTTTCAATCAAAGTCAGATTACGGATTGCTCTCACTTGCTTGTCTGGGCTGCCTGGGATAGCTATTCAGCTGATAGGGTTGGTGATGTTTTCTTAAAAACATCAAGAGAACGTGGTTTGCCTGATAACACATATGAAGATTATCAAAAAATGCTCCTGGGAATATATGAGCCATTAGGGAAAGAATGGCAGGAAAATCGTTGCGCCAAACAGGCATACATATCATTTGGGTTGGCTATTGCAGCTGCGGCAGAACAAAAAGTAGACGCTACTCCAATGGAAGGATTTGATAATGTTAAATTAGATGAATTCCTTTGCCTTAATGAGCTAGGACTAAAAAGTGTTGTTATACTACCTGTTGGTTACAGAGATGAAGCTAATGACTGGTTGGTGAATCTTAAAAAATGGAGAACACCGAAAGAAGAGTTTCTTACGTTTGTTAACTGA
- a CDS encoding helix-turn-helix domain-containing protein: MIIERKTFSIGNKTVIEKLLINPPFRYQAIFEEEGCFLYVTGEETFLHSPNQKVQIQSKEAVLLRCGSYFVEWLKDSVQLPFQVYAIHLHLDILKNIYKNELPSYIVQKKEGDFARKIIPDLTLSKFIESLDFYFESPGLVNQELLELKLKELILILVQTNYAESVLEIFSMLFNPRSVTLKEVIESHLYTGIPVTELAKLCNMSHSTFTRNFKEVYNDSPVNYINNKRLDRAKELLKLSKVPLSQIAYDLGFNDPGYFSRLFKRKFGMPPRSV; encoded by the coding sequence ATGATTATAGAACGCAAGACCTTTTCAATAGGAAATAAAACTGTAATTGAAAAATTACTTATAAATCCACCATTTAGGTATCAGGCTATATTTGAAGAAGAAGGATGTTTTCTTTACGTGACAGGTGAGGAGACTTTTTTACATTCTCCGAATCAAAAGGTACAGATTCAATCTAAAGAAGCTGTATTGCTAAGGTGTGGAAGTTATTTTGTTGAGTGGCTGAAAGATTCTGTACAATTGCCGTTTCAGGTATATGCAATCCATCTTCATCTGGATATATTAAAGAATATCTACAAAAATGAATTGCCGTCTTATATTGTTCAGAAAAAGGAGGGCGACTTTGCAAGAAAAATTATTCCTGATCTTACACTTTCAAAATTTATTGAAAGCCTTGACTTTTACTTTGAATCTCCCGGGTTAGTAAATCAGGAACTTCTTGAATTAAAACTTAAAGAATTGATTTTAATTTTGGTTCAAACAAATTATGCAGAATCAGTTTTGGAAATATTTTCTATGTTGTTTAATCCTAGATCTGTTACTTTAAAGGAGGTAATAGAAAGTCATCTTTACACTGGTATTCCTGTTACTGAGCTGGCAAAATTATGTAACATGAGTCATTCTACTTTTACCCGAAATTTTAAGGAGGTTTATAATGACAGCCCTGTCAATTATATTAATAACAAGCGATTGGATAGAGCAAAAGAGCTTCTGAAGTTATCTAAAGTACCATTAAGTCAGATTGCTTATGATCTTGGATTTAATGATCCGGGATATTTTTCAAGATTATTTAAACGAAAGTTTGGAATGCCGCCCAGGTCTGTATAA
- a CDS encoding glycosyltransferase, translating to MRTTAEEPILTQPHLHSSKKESVNREVNNNLAGFVLPGYSTFPQIGLFSYVKKNFSGISKATLVRICTIVLLSIGAFGVYILQSDFEKIHTERMNSFWGLTLIVITTSLLLYRIIFFLYHLFLYLGYKPIQSVSDDQLPTCTVIVPAYNEGKQVWQTLLSLADSNFPEKKLQLIAIDDGSKDDTWYWIKKAKEQLGDRLEIYQQPKNKGKRHALYHGFKLATGEIFVTVDSDSIVKPDTLRNLVSPFITNENCGAVAGNVHVLNKAKAIIPKMLNVSFIYNFEFMRSAQSKLGSVLCTPGALAAYRKGAVLDCLPNWINQTFMGQPSDIGEDRAMTNMILQQGYEVLFQKNAIVLTNVPETYKGLYKMFIRWERSNVRENIEMAQFIFKKFRNGSKTGTRLLFLNQWLNIITVYPFIILMMIFVLTHPLMFLSSTLFSIIMLSSFPVIFYAKKYNVKGSVWAYSYSILYAFGLFWVTPYSIATVKKGGWLTRDLPKKK from the coding sequence ATGAGAACTACAGCTGAGGAACCTATTCTAACTCAGCCTCATCTACATTCTTCAAAAAAAGAATCAGTTAACAGAGAGGTGAATAATAATTTAGCCGGTTTTGTATTACCTGGTTACAGCACATTTCCTCAAATAGGCTTATTTTCTTATGTAAAGAAGAACTTTAGTGGTATCTCCAAAGCTACATTAGTAAGAATATGTACAATAGTATTGTTGAGTATAGGAGCTTTCGGAGTATATATTTTACAATCTGATTTTGAAAAGATTCATACGGAGAGAATGAACTCTTTTTGGGGATTAACTTTAATTGTAATAACCACTTCCTTACTTTTATACAGAATCATTTTTTTTCTTTATCATTTGTTTCTGTACTTAGGATACAAACCTATTCAATCTGTATCAGATGACCAGTTACCAACCTGTACCGTAATTGTTCCTGCCTATAATGAAGGAAAGCAGGTTTGGCAGACTTTATTAAGCCTGGCTGATAGCAATTTTCCAGAAAAGAAATTACAACTGATTGCCATAGATGATGGAAGTAAAGATGATACATGGTATTGGATCAAAAAAGCAAAAGAACAGTTAGGTGATCGTCTGGAAATATATCAGCAACCTAAAAATAAAGGAAAACGTCATGCTCTTTATCATGGGTTCAAACTTGCTACAGGAGAGATTTTTGTAACAGTGGATAGTGATTCAATAGTAAAACCTGACACCTTACGAAACCTGGTGAGTCCATTTATTACAAATGAAAATTGTGGTGCGGTTGCAGGCAATGTGCATGTTTTAAACAAAGCAAAGGCAATCATCCCTAAAATGTTAAACGTGAGTTTCATTTATAACTTTGAGTTCATGCGCTCTGCACAGAGCAAATTAGGTTCAGTGCTTTGTACTCCCGGTGCTTTGGCTGCATACCGTAAAGGTGCAGTGCTGGATTGCTTGCCTAACTGGATCAACCAAACCTTTATGGGACAACCTTCAGATATTGGTGAAGACAGAGCTATGACCAATATGATTTTGCAACAGGGATATGAGGTATTGTTTCAAAAAAATGCAATTGTGCTTACCAATGTACCTGAAACCTATAAAGGTTTATATAAAATGTTTATCAGATGGGAAAGAAGCAACGTGCGGGAAAATATTGAGATGGCACAATTTATCTTTAAAAAATTCAGAAATGGATCTAAAACTGGAACGAGACTTTTATTTTTAAATCAATGGTTAAATATCATAACTGTTTATCCATTTATAATTCTGATGATGATATTTGTATTAACACATCCTCTTATGTTTTTGAGCTCAACGCTCTTTAGTATAATAATGCTTTCCAGTTTTCCCGTTATCTTCTATGCTAAGAAATATAATGTAAAAGGATCAGTTTGGGCCTACTCATATAGTATTTTATATGCCTTCGGTTTATTTTGGGTGACTCCTTATTCCATTGCAACTGTTAAGAAAGGTGGTTGGTTGACAAGAGATTTACCTAAAAAGAAATAG
- a CDS encoding DUF2945 domain-containing protein translates to MEAKFKVGDHVSWNSEAGRVSGTITKIHTSDFDYKGHARRASKDDPQYEVKSSKTGHIAAHKGTALTKG, encoded by the coding sequence ATGGAAGCAAAATTTAAAGTTGGTGATCATGTAAGCTGGAACTCAGAAGCAGGCAGAGTATCAGGAACAATTACAAAAATACATACAAGTGATTTTGATTACAAAGGCCATGCACGACGAGCCTCGAAAGACGATCCTCAATATGAAGTTAAAAGCAGTAAAACGGGGCATATAGCAGCTCATAAAGGAACTGCTCTTACTAAAGGCTGA
- a CDS encoding DUF488 domain-containing protein translates to MKTLEKHTVYTIGHSNHSIEAFIGILQSFDIKVLCDVRSLPGSRKFPHFNKENLKISLENNGINYIHMEGLGGRRKMRKDSKNNRWRNESFRGYADYMETDDFKNAVSDLKSVALKHTTAYMCSEAVWWSCHRSMISDYLKAKGWTVLHIMAAGKVQEHPYTSPAIVTEGHISYSDATLF, encoded by the coding sequence ATGAAAACATTGGAGAAACATACCGTTTATACAATAGGGCATTCTAATCATAGCATTGAAGCGTTTATTGGTATTCTGCAATCCTTTGATATTAAAGTTCTCTGTGATGTACGAAGCTTGCCAGGCTCTCGTAAATTCCCACATTTCAATAAAGAAAATTTAAAAATCTCTTTGGAGAATAACGGAATAAATTACATTCATATGGAAGGATTAGGCGGAAGACGAAAAATGAGAAAAGACTCGAAAAACAACCGATGGCGTAATGAATCTTTTCGCGGATATGCTGATTATATGGAAACAGATGATTTTAAAAATGCAGTATCTGATCTGAAATCTGTCGCATTGAAACACACTACTGCATACATGTGTTCTGAAGCCGTCTGGTGGAGTTGCCATCGATCAATGATATCTGATTATCTGAAGGCAAAAGGCTGGACCGTATTGCATATAATGGCAGCAGGAAAAGTTCAGGAACATCCATATACCTCTCCTGCAATTGTCACTGAAGGCCACATTTCTTATTCCGATGCTACTTTGTTTTAA
- a CDS encoding SMUG2 DNA glycosylase family protein has product MSITFADKVIDFNRHLKFEGSLPNGFHVLNPYMDNPETMDVMKQFYYKYYNDQVQRRFIIGINPSRHGAGVTGVPFTDTKRLEKVCGIVMNSAYTHEVSSVFMYEMIAEYGGAEAFYKDYYINSPFPLAIIRQTEDGKWLNANYYDDSALFDMVKEFMIMSLKKHISLGLDTSEVYVLGMKNAEYIGKLNKEAKLFDRIKILEHPRYIQQYKSKQKQLYINKYMLALKHE; this is encoded by the coding sequence ATGTCCATAACCTTTGCTGATAAAGTGATTGATTTCAATCGGCATTTAAAGTTTGAAGGTTCATTGCCAAATGGGTTTCATGTATTAAATCCTTATATGGATAATCCAGAAACAATGGATGTTATGAAGCAATTTTATTATAAGTATTACAACGATCAGGTTCAACGCAGATTTATTATAGGGATCAATCCCAGCAGGCATGGTGCTGGTGTTACCGGAGTTCCGTTTACTGATACCAAACGGCTGGAAAAAGTTTGTGGAATAGTGATGAATTCCGCATATACACATGAAGTATCTTCTGTATTTATGTATGAAATGATTGCGGAATACGGAGGTGCTGAAGCCTTTTACAAAGACTATTATATTAATTCCCCTTTTCCTTTAGCTATTATCAGACAGACGGAAGATGGAAAATGGCTTAATGCTAATTATTATGACGATTCAGCTCTTTTTGATATGGTAAAAGAGTTTATGATCATGTCTTTGAAAAAGCATATAAGCCTGGGATTAGATACTTCGGAAGTTTACGTATTAGGCATGAAAAATGCAGAGTATATAGGAAAATTGAATAAGGAAGCAAAACTATTTGATCGTATAAAAATCCTAGAGCATCCTCGGTATATACAACAATATAAATCGAAACAAAAGCAATTGTACATCAATAAATATATGCTGGCATTGAAACATGAATGA
- a CDS encoding phosphodiester glycosidase family protein, which yields MKNIKALFRLLLFGYILAALLCIYGFKGYENDIISYKIDLKKADLKFYWKDNDGNIIRSLQKLKLLVDRSHHKLVFAMNGGMYQKDNSPQGLYIEEGKVLSRLDTSSGKGNFYLKPNGIFYITDNNKAHLSQTSVFNSKDVRYATQSGPMLVIDGQIHPALQKGSKNLNIRNGVGILPDGNILFALSKNEINFYDFAQYFKDEGCKNALYLDGFVSRAYIPEKNWIQTDGNFGVIIGVTEKY from the coding sequence ATGAAAAATATCAAAGCTTTGTTTCGATTACTACTCTTTGGGTATATTTTGGCAGCATTGCTATGCATATATGGATTCAAGGGATATGAAAATGATATTATTTCTTATAAGATTGATTTAAAGAAAGCAGATCTGAAATTCTACTGGAAAGATAACGATGGAAATATTATCAGAAGTTTACAAAAACTTAAGTTATTAGTTGATAGAAGTCATCATAAACTAGTGTTTGCAATGAATGGAGGTATGTACCAAAAAGACAACTCTCCTCAGGGTTTGTATATAGAAGAAGGTAAAGTACTTTCCCGACTAGATACCAGCTCTGGTAAAGGTAATTTCTATTTGAAACCAAACGGAATTTTTTATATCACGGATAACAATAAAGCACATCTCTCACAAACTTCAGTATTTAATTCAAAAGATGTCAGATATGCAACACAATCCGGCCCCATGCTGGTTATAGATGGTCAGATTCATCCTGCCCTTCAGAAGGGCTCCAAAAATCTTAATATCAGAAACGGAGTAGGAATTCTACCTGACGGGAATATTCTCTTCGCACTATCTAAAAATGAAATTAACTTTTATGATTTTGCTCAATATTTTAAAGATGAAGGATGCAAAAATGCACTATACCTGGATGGTTTTGTTTCAAGAGCCTATATACCTGAGAAGAACTGGATTCAGACAGATGGAAATTTTGGCGTAATTATTGGTGTGACAGAAAAATATTAA
- a CDS encoding outer membrane protein assembly factor BamB family protein: protein MISSIKKIIFILILFLVITDTIAQDKFPLAWKADHGFKATLCRTWDDYGTYFIGASEKEISVIGKEGKSLWRFKFQEKGFKEAKEVWYYNNGVVEVTYKPVEKKSQEEIVVLYDVQNGNELWKTGNDENKFKELIKPKPQENPVDNSIPLASLPLKKVYGTKIRRDINVTTADYGSFVVYRPGVPFTWGKEVNSEIYIPEKSIEVNLNYKRKLLRAAIGKTTVINVSANKGGTQLWSSELKVKIVSTIVSDEDMIDFFVSQNKVFVVYEGISVLDLSTGKLLWTSDFNNSEVSVGLKARQELSIADMPLVTDDGVYIADLTSETYGIKKCDLETGNVLWKSPKYSSSDVIPFVTIQGGVVLAKFGGIINVQSVITNPNNGAETYKTEFKMRGKAGIKAFDSKTGKVLWDEKKLGDKIDFISDLIQDNGKVSFFSDKAFYTIDLKSGDMLNKVVIKDLKVDKAIAVWSSDDGKLAYAVYDNGVFAVDLASGKTKYELKVSDVNGVFKRGNRYFLQIGEDLNKLVSFDLEEGKLKGKMDDAYKRNVTVDGQSVIKLNWGEIEKYTVK, encoded by the coding sequence ATGATATCATCTATTAAAAAAATAATCTTTATCCTTATTTTATTTTTGGTTATTACAGATACAATAGCTCAGGATAAATTTCCTCTTGCCTGGAAAGCAGATCATGGATTTAAAGCCACTTTATGCAGAACCTGGGATGACTATGGAACCTATTTTATTGGGGCTAGCGAAAAAGAAATAAGCGTTATAGGAAAAGAAGGTAAGAGCTTGTGGAGATTCAAATTTCAGGAAAAAGGTTTCAAGGAAGCAAAGGAAGTATGGTATTACAATAACGGAGTCGTGGAAGTGACATACAAACCTGTCGAAAAGAAAAGTCAGGAAGAGATTGTCGTATTATATGACGTTCAGAATGGAAATGAATTGTGGAAAACCGGCAATGATGAAAACAAATTTAAAGAACTAATCAAGCCTAAACCCCAGGAGAATCCAGTGGATAATTCTATACCATTGGCTTCGCTTCCTTTGAAAAAGGTATATGGAACTAAAATAAGAAGGGATATTAACGTAACTACTGCAGACTATGGTTCATTCGTTGTATACAGACCCGGGGTACCTTTTACCTGGGGAAAAGAAGTAAACTCTGAAATTTATATTCCTGAAAAAAGTATTGAGGTAAATCTGAATTATAAAAGGAAACTGCTCAGGGCTGCTATAGGAAAAACAACAGTAATAAATGTTTCTGCAAATAAAGGAGGAACTCAGTTATGGTCATCAGAGCTGAAGGTGAAAATAGTAAGTACAATTGTTTCAGATGAGGATATGATAGACTTCTTTGTTTCACAGAACAAAGTGTTTGTAGTGTATGAAGGAATTTCGGTACTGGATCTTTCCACAGGTAAATTATTGTGGACTTCCGACTTTAATAATTCTGAAGTAAGTGTCGGATTAAAGGCAAGGCAGGAGTTAAGCATTGCTGATATGCCTTTGGTGACAGATGACGGCGTTTATATTGCAGACCTGACTTCGGAAACTTATGGTATTAAGAAATGTGATCTGGAAACAGGCAACGTGTTGTGGAAATCTCCAAAGTATTCTTCTTCTGATGTGATTCCCTTTGTTACAATTCAGGGAGGTGTTGTGCTGGCTAAATTCGGTGGAATCATCAATGTTCAGTCGGTGATTACTAATCCTAATAATGGAGCGGAAACATACAAAACGGAGTTTAAGATGCGTGGAAAGGCTGGAATAAAGGCTTTTGACAGCAAAACCGGAAAGGTATTGTGGGATGAAAAGAAATTGGGAGATAAGATTGATTTCATATCGGACCTGATTCAGGATAATGGTAAGGTAAGCTTCTTCAGCGATAAGGCTTTTTACACCATAGATCTTAAATCCGGAGATATGTTAAATAAGGTTGTTATTAAAGATCTGAAGGTGGATAAAGCTATTGCGGTATGGAGTAGTGATGATGGGAAACTGGCTTATGCAGTATATGACAATGGAGTTTTTGCTGTGGATCTTGCATCCGGAAAAACAAAATATGAGCTTAAGGTCAGTGATGTAAATGGAGTGTTCAAAAGGGGGAACAGATATTTTCTTCAGATAGGAGAAGATCTGAATAAGCTGGTCTCATTTGATCTTGAAGAAGGAAAGCTGAAAGGCAAGATGGATGATGCCTACAAACGAAATGTTACAGTGGACGGGCAAAGTGTCATTAAACTTAACTGGGGAGAAATTGAAAAATACACTGTGAAATAA